Within Kutzneria chonburiensis, the genomic segment ATACCACCCCATGCCCGGCCCCGGCTGCCACACCCTCGCAATGCCCGCCGCCCCGTCCCCCGGCGAGTTCAGGCCGTAGTAGATCTCCTTGACCCCCAACGACATCGCCGCCCCCAGGCACATCAGGCACGGCTCCAGGTTCACCGCCAGCCTCAGCCGTTGGTACCCCTTGCCGTCCACTTCCAGCATCGCCAGCAGATCCGCGTGCTTCAGCCGGCCCCCACTGTCCTTCGTGTACGCCTTGGCCACGATCTCG encodes:
- a CDS encoding deaminase, yielding MTPDELVAAAMEAAEEGMTQGGLPIGAVVASGDEIVAKAYTKDSGGRLKHADLLAMLEVDGKGYQRLRLAVNLEPCLMCLGAAMSLGVKEIYYGLNSPGDGAAGIARVWQPGPGMGWYRAPEMHGGIRADEVRAQFGRYCGLAPDTPLRTWAKTLVAQP